In Deltaproteobacteria bacterium, one DNA window encodes the following:
- a CDS encoding ammonium transporter, producing the protein MFQSLCRKSVVHLCLFLILIAGVISFAVKVQAQVPDTAPTAVAPVPPPAVVAAPPATNNFEERIADLEAYMNNGARVKDLPDSKVKDSKVPGAGPGHNAWMMVCAALVLFMTLPGLALFYGGLVRSKNVLSVLAQCFGIAGLVTLLWWAFGYSWVFSAGADGSIFKGILGGIKFAFLNGVDSMPNTDYSAWVSHNVFAMYQMMFAIITPALMIGAIAERMKFSAIMLFVALWMMIVYFPIAHMVWGVDGLMNGVWNGSAAIKAIDFAGGTVVHMSSGWSALILCLLLGKRLGYGKDLMAPHSMVLCMVGTGMLWVGWYGFNAGSAVAADGIAANAFMTTTLAAAVASFTWALLEYMLRGKPSVLGFCSGAVGGLVVITPACGFVTASSAVIIGVLAGAVPFVACTKLKHWFGYDDALDTFGVHAIGGTLGAFVTGIFADASVNGNLSLSTAAPLNPATQNGLAQLVIHHGVWIEQLKAMGITIVLSVAATFVIAAIVKVVLGGIRVSEDVERQGLDVSEHGEEGYVH; encoded by the coding sequence ATGTTTCAATCGTTGTGTCGTAAAAGTGTAGTCCACTTGTGCCTGTTCCTGATCTTAATCGCAGGAGTGATTTCTTTTGCAGTTAAGGTGCAAGCCCAAGTTCCTGATACCGCCCCCACTGCAGTAGCGCCTGTCCCTCCACCAGCCGTTGTAGCAGCACCCCCTGCGACCAATAATTTTGAGGAACGAATTGCAGACCTCGAGGCCTACATGAACAACGGGGCTCGGGTGAAAGATCTTCCCGACTCCAAGGTGAAAGACTCCAAGGTGCCCGGGGCAGGTCCAGGTCACAATGCCTGGATGATGGTCTGCGCGGCCCTGGTTCTCTTTATGACTCTGCCTGGACTGGCTCTTTTTTACGGAGGGCTGGTTCGATCCAAGAATGTCCTCTCTGTACTCGCTCAATGCTTTGGGATTGCAGGACTGGTTACTCTGCTCTGGTGGGCCTTTGGTTATAGTTGGGTGTTTTCCGCCGGCGCTGATGGCTCAATCTTTAAAGGCATTCTAGGCGGGATAAAATTTGCCTTCCTGAACGGAGTCGACTCGATGCCGAACACCGATTATTCGGCCTGGGTCTCCCACAATGTCTTTGCGATGTATCAAATGATGTTTGCCATTATTACCCCTGCCTTGATGATTGGGGCCATTGCCGAACGCATGAAATTTTCGGCCATTATGCTTTTTGTTGCCCTGTGGATGATGATCGTTTATTTTCCCATCGCCCACATGGTTTGGGGTGTCGATGGACTGATGAATGGCGTGTGGAATGGAAGCGCAGCCATCAAGGCCATTGATTTTGCGGGTGGGACGGTGGTGCACATGTCTTCCGGTTGGTCGGCTTTGATCCTCTGTCTTTTGCTGGGAAAGCGCCTGGGCTATGGAAAAGATCTGATGGCCCCGCACAGCATGGTACTTTGTATGGTGGGGACCGGCATGTTGTGGGTCGGTTGGTATGGATTTAACGCCGGTTCTGCAGTGGCTGCCGATGGGATTGCCGCAAACGCCTTTATGACCACCACTCTTGCCGCCGCGGTTGCCTCTTTTACCTGGGCTCTGCTGGAATATATGCTTCGAGGCAAACCCAGTGTCTTGGGTTTCTGTTCGGGTGCAGTCGGAGGCCTGGTGGTCATCACTCCAGCCTGCGGATTTGTAACGGCCTCTTCGGCGGTTATTATCGGAGTTTTGGCGGGCGCCGTTCCTTTTGTGGCCTGCACCAAATTAAAACACTGGTTTGGTTATGACGATGCCTTAGATACCTTTGGAGTGCATGCGATCGGTGGAACCTTGGGGGCCTTTGTGACAGGTATTTTTGCCGATGCCAGTGTGAATGGAAATTTAAGCCTGTCCACTGCAGCACCCTTGAATCCTGCAACCCAGAATGGTTTGGCCCAACTGGTGATCCATCATGGTGTATGGATAGAACAACTCAAGGCCATGGGAATTACAATTGTCTTGTCAGTGGCGGCTACTTTTGTAATTGCAGCTATTGTCAAAGTAGTATTAGGCGGTATTCGCGTGAGTGAAGATGTCGAACGTCAAGGTCTGGATGTTTCGGAGCATGGCGAAGAAGGTTATGTCCACTAA